One Vanessa cardui chromosome 4, ilVanCard2.1, whole genome shotgun sequence genomic window carries:
- the LOC124544069 gene encoding branched-chain-amino-acid aminotransferase, cytosolic — protein sequence MPIRRSKVLVKWIYENQHKIQTVRYCSSLLRYKELEESAQIEPEAVTAPQTTPRPQITPEFSFKYDDLQVRLAAPYQLQPKPEASELGFGKYFTDHMLKINYFKELGGWQKPEIMPFENLSIHPAAKALHYAIQLFEGLKAYRGVDDKIRLFRPDLNMERMNLAAQRSGLPMFDGEELIKCLVRLIQIDQEWVPHSESSTLYLRPTLIGTEPTFGVMEPDSAMLFAILSPVSAYYKTSSDGAVSIYADPNVVRAFPGGVGNRKVGSNYGPTIAVTSRAAKLGHQQVLWLFGPDKELTEVGAMNIFIVYINEQGDKQLSTPPLNGLILPGVTRRSILELASQWEDLTVKEEVITMERLIELNSKGRLLEMFGAGTAVVVTPISNVGYLDDNIPIPTMKQSQPVFQRLKDTLLAIQYGHIDHPYAKIIS from the exons GTATTAGTAAAATGGATTTACGAAAACCAGCACAAAATACAAACAGTAAGATACTGTAGTTCTTTGCTGCGCTACAAGGAGTTGGAAGAGAGCGCGCAAATAGAGCCCGAAGCAGTAACAGCCCCGCAAACTACACCTCGCCCTCAAATAACACCAGAATTTTCTTTCAAG TATGACGATCTTCAAGTGAGACTAGCAGCTCCATACCAATTACAACCGAAGCCGGAAGCGAGTGAATTaggttttggaaaatatttcacaGATCACATGCTCAAAATAAACTACTTTAAGGAACTGGGCGGATGGCAGAAACCGGAAATTATGCCTTTCGAAAACTTGTCAATACATCCCGCAGCGAAAGCTCTACATTATGCTATACAA TTATTTGAAGGACTAAAGGCGTATCGAGGCGTTGATGATAAAATACGATTGTTTCGACCAGACTTAAACATGGAACGTATGAATTTAGCCGCTCAGCGATCTGGCTTACCGATGTTCGACGGCGAGGAACTAATTAAATGTTTAGTCCGTCTTATTCAAATTGACCAAGAGTGGGTACCACACTCCGAATCGTCCACTCTGTATTTACGTCCCACGTTAATAGGAACAGAG CCTACCTTCGGGGTAATGGAGCCAGATTCGGCCATGCTATTTGCAATTCTGAGTCCGGTCAGCGCTTACTACAAAACTAGCAGCGATGGAGCGGTCTCTATTTACGCGGACCCGAATGTCGTCCGAGCATTTCCTGGCGGAGTGGGCAATAGAAAAGTTGGATCAAACTATGGACCTACTATAG CGGTGACATCGCGCGCGGCTAAGTTAGGTCATCAACAAGTGTTATGGCTATTTGGGCCGGATAAAGAACTAACAGAAGTTGGAgccatgaatatatttatagtctaTATAAATGAACAAGGAG ataaacaaTTAAGTACACCGCCTTTAAATGGACTCATCTTACCCGGAGTCACTCGGCGGTCGATTTTAGAGCTGGCAAGCCAATGGGAAGACTTGACTGTAAAGGAAGAGGTAATCACGATGGAACGGCTTATCGAACTCAATAGCAAAGGACGG TTGCTGGAGATGTTCGGCGCGGGTACGGCGGTGGTGGTGACTCCCATCAGCAACGTGGGCTACCTCGACGACAACATCCCTATCCCCACCATGAAGCAGTCTCAACCTGTGTTCCAACGGCTCAAGGACACGCTTCTTGCTATTCAGTATGGCCACATAGACCATCCGTACgctaaaattatatcatag